In the Desulfuromonas sp. DDH964 genome, GAGGACTGGGACGACGTCGGCACCGTTCTGCGCCTGCTCGCCACCCTCGACCAGCGCCTGCCGATCGACCGCTCCCGGGTCTACCTCGCCGGCATGTCGAACGGGGGGATGCTGGTCTACCGCCTCGCCGCCGAACACCCCGAAGTTTTCGCCGCCGCGGCAGTAATGTCCGGCGCCATCGGCAGCAGCGTCGAGGGGGTCACCTCCTGGACGCTGCCGACGCCGGCGCTGCCGGTCCCCTTCCTCATCGCCCATGGCCGCGCCGACCGCCATATCCCCTTTGCCGGGGGGCCCAGCCCGCTCAAGGGGGGGGAGCGCAGCTACCGTTCCTTCGACGACGCCATCGCCTTCTGGCGCGCCGCCGATGGCTGCAACGAAGGACCGGACCAGATCAGCTGGAACGCCGGCGCCATCGAAACCAGGACCTGGACCGACTGCCGCGCGTGGAGCCAGGTGCGGGCCGTCGCCCTGACCGACTGGGGCCATGTCTGGCCCGGCCCGACGGCGATCGCCGCGCTGCCGGCCGGGGACCCGCTGCGCCGCTTTGACTACGGCCTGGCCTGCTGGAGCTTCCTGAGCCAGTTCCGCCGACCCGGCCTCGGGACAGAACCATGAGCTGGCGGGCACTCCTCTCCGGGCTCCTCGTCCTCTGCTGCTGGCTGAGCCCGGCGCCGGCCACGGCCGAGACCGGCAGGCGCCTCGCCGAGCCGATCTTCGGCGGCTTCTTTCACCTGACCGAGGTCGGCCAGGAGAACCCGGAACTGCTGCTGCTGATCCATGGTCTCGGCGACGAGGCGGGGCGTTGCTGGGACGACAGCCTCCCCGGGCTGGCTGATCGCTACCACGTCCTTGTCCCCGACCTCCCCGGCTTCGGCCGTTCCAGCAAGGAGAACCGGCTCTACTCCCCGGAGAACTATGCCGCCTTCATCGACTGGCTGCTGCACCGCTACCCGGGCCGGCCGGTCACCATCGTCGGCCATTCCCTCGGCGGCGCCATCGCTCTCGCCTATGCCGGCCGCTACGGGCAGGACCTGGAGCGGCTGGTCCTGGTCGACACGGTCGGCCTCCTCAACCGGGTGACGGTCAGCAAGACCTTCCTCCAGGACCAGCTGAATTTCCGTCCCCCCTTCTTCCCGGCCAGCACCGAGGGGTTCTTCGACCGCCTTGCCGGGCGGGTGGTGGAGAAGTTCTCCCGCCTGCCGGCCAACCTCGGGGAAATCCTGACCAGCGCCACCGGGCGGGAGCGGGTGCTCGGCAGCGAACCGGCGAAAATCGCCGCTCTCGCCCTGGTCGAGACCGATTTCACCCCGATCCTGGCTGGAGTCACGACCCCGACCTGGCTGCTCTGGGGCGAGCAGGATGCGGTCGCCCCGCGCCGCATTGCGCAGCTGC is a window encoding:
- a CDS encoding extracellular catalytic domain type 1 short-chain-length polyhydroxyalkanoate depolymerase, which gives rise to MTFRTCARRMTLLLFCLLTACTPLLPATEAIPPATYHLDLGTDARGWSRSARVHIPPGLGSDRAPLLVVIHGAFSTAAAMEQETGFSALADDEGFVVAYPEGIGLFGYLAHWNAGHCCAKAVAEDWDDVGTVLRLLATLDQRLPIDRSRVYLAGMSNGGMLVYRLAAEHPEVFAAAAVMSGAIGSSVEGVTSWTLPTPALPVPFLIAHGRADRHIPFAGGPSPLKGGERSYRSFDDAIAFWRAADGCNEGPDQISWNAGAIETRTWTDCRAWSQVRAVALTDWGHVWPGPTAIAALPAGDPLRRFDYGLACWSFLSQFRRPGLGTEP
- a CDS encoding alpha/beta fold hydrolase, with translation MSWRALLSGLLVLCCWLSPAPATAETGRRLAEPIFGGFFHLTEVGQENPELLLLIHGLGDEAGRCWDDSLPGLADRYHVLVPDLPGFGRSSKENRLYSPENYAAFIDWLLHRYPGRPVTIVGHSLGGAIALAYAGRYGQDLERLVLVDTVGLLNRVTVSKTFLQDQLNFRPPFFPASTEGFFDRLAGRVVEKFSRLPANLGEILTSATGRERVLGSEPAKIAALALVETDFTPILAGVTTPTWLLWGEQDAVAPRRIAQLLQGVLPVAELKLLPGLGHTPMRENPAAFSRALHDALTVAPQPPPRPQPPASERIGRCQDQSGVTFSGNYQRLEINNCREVTIEDAYIGEAVIDRSLVSMRNSVIAGAEVGLFIRASTLIATAVEISGATALVTDQSRLDLAGARLTGREAAIRCQREKSTLVFSVSELSSKGRRRPLHEVVVLAPGETL